The following are encoded in a window of Ogataea parapolymorpha DL-1 chromosome VII, whole genome shotgun sequence genomic DNA:
- a CDS encoding A(acid, azole) Q(quinidine) Resistance: MAKKEPTTETTESPNDGEYVLTPEEEARYGRFSKNQKRLFMTIMAIATSLGPYSSSAYMPATQMIADEFSTTGSTINLSGTVFNVMTAMSPCLFNRLYEFYGCRPIFILMATLLLIPSILTAVSVNLPMFFVFRSLTGLFSYSFINMAASITGHIYQPTERSTALSCCLAGTLAASAFAPVLAGVIITYASWRIIFWVQTGITAFVLVMAIVFLKETTPETEFSIWKRETSKKFKFIAVNPFKVVFALRIPTLFLSGITTLLLSFNYFALLTPIRYVVDPRFGFTSPIQGSLFYLAPGCGMVISTQFAGRYADWVLKRAIKRRGGRLVSEDRLQACLPAMLLMFSSIIIYGWSIQEKKGGLVLPIVMMFLNGLSQTFVYTPVNSYCIGSLPEIGSPIALGSNYFIRNIGAAIGSGVTLPLFDAIGIGWSSVINGILIVVAFGSTLLCYKLGQNWRTRWLKKNGYRSVDGDDREG, encoded by the coding sequence ATGGCGAAGAAGGAACCCACGACCGAGACCACTGAGTCTCCAAATGACGGCGAATACGTTTTGACGCCGGAAGAGGAAGCCAGGTATGGCCGCTTTTCCAAGAACCAGAAACGGCTATTCATGACCATTATGGCTATAGCCACGTCGCTAGGGCCGTACTCGTCTTCTGCGTACATGCCAGCAACACAGATGATTGCTGACGAATTCAGCACCACCGGATCCACCATTAACCTGTCTGGAACCGTTTTCAACGTAATGACTGCGATGTCCCCATGTCTGTTCAACCGCTTGTACGAATTCTACGGCTGCCGTCCAATATTCATTCTAATGGCCACTCTTCTGTTGATACCCTCGATTCTTactgctgtttctgtgaACCTCCCGATGTTTTTCGTGTTTCGCAGTCTCACTGGCCTGTTTTCTTACTCATTCATCAACATGGCCGCATCAATCACTGGCCACATTTACCAGCCCACCGAAAGGTCTACGGCTTTGAGTTGCTGCTTAGCAGGCACCCTGGCAGCCAGCGCATTTGCTCCAGTCCTTGCGGGAGTCATTATCACCTACGCATCCTGGAGAATAATTTTCTGGGTCCAGACAGGCATCACTGCTTTTGTGCTGGTCATGGCCATCGTCTTCCTCAAGGAAACGACGCCAGAAACTGAATTTTCCATCTGGAAACGAGAAACGTCTAAAAAGTTCAAGTTCATCGCTGTCAACCCTTTCAAGGTTGTCTTTGCATTGCGCATTCCAACACTATTTCTCTCGGGCATCACCACGCTCTTGCTATCGTTCAATTATTTTGCATTGCTCACTCCAATCAGGTACGTTGTGGACCCGCGGTTTGGATTCACAAGTCCTATCCAGGGCTCTTTGTTCTATCTCGCTCCTGGCTGCGGTATGGTCATATCCACCCAGTTTGCCGGCAGATACGCCGATTGGGTGTTGAAACGAGCAATCAAAAGAAGAGGCGGGCGGCTTGTGAGCGAGGACAGACTGCAGGCGTGTTTGCCGGCCATGCTGCTTAtgttctcgtcgatcaTAATTTACGGCTGGTCTatccaggaaaaaaagGGCGGCCTGGTGCTGCCAATCGTCATGATGTTCCTCAACGGACTATCCCAGACGTTTGTGTACACGCCGGTAAACTCTTATTGCATTGGAAGCTTGCCCGAAATAGGGTCGCCGATTGCCCTGGGTTCAAACTATTTCATCCGCAACATTGGAGCTGCTATTGGGTCCGGGGTCACCTTGCCCCTGTTCGATGCCATCGGCATCGGATGGTCCAGCGTTATCAATGGGATCCTCATAGTCGTAGCCTTTGGCTCCACTCTGCTATGCTACAAGCTGGGCCAAAACTGGCGCACGAGAtggctgaaaaaaaacggtTATCGCTCTGTAGACGGGGACGACCGAGAAGGATAG
- a CDS encoding transporter AQR1, translated as MTPDPKTDNLPDQGPQEVPHTILTKREKSFMTFLLSLIGVASAMSMPIYWVALTEMKKKFGVTEEQINLTVVAYLILQSLSPVFFSTATDYVGRRPVVLVCLLGGLVINIALAVSDAYWMIILFRCLLASFVSPLISIDSSIVSDFTTRRDRGGYNGTVNGFLLVGQGFSPFFGALVDSGWDWRAIFYFCAIIDGVLLLIAFICLPETKRTIVGNMSVKPDRWYHRAPILLYFGKRLSDTSKSTLEHINLPSYNPLRTVLIVRHPQVAMVLIPSSVIFATWTISQASLSTELSESYGYSTLKIGICFFAPGVATILGAIISGKVLDLTYNNLRQKQLRSDCSKPLNIIKARLQYFLIPSFVCAAASVVFGWCFQKKESVAIILVMSFLITFSTMFPMNAVPTLLIDMFPGQSGSVASLNNLGRCGVATIFMACLSKMGMSLKLGGTYTLMAGLIMLGNISVYALLARSSRILADVERRKRELDN; from the coding sequence ATGACGCCCGATCCCAAAACAGATAACTTGCCCGATCAGGGACCGCAAGAAGTGCCTCATACAATCCTCACCAAACGCGAAAAATCGTTCATGACATTCCTGCTCTCTCTTATCGGCGTTGCATCTGCTATGAGCATGCCTATTTACTGGGTTGCACTGACagaaatgaagaaaaagttTGGAGTCACTGAGGAGCAGATCAATCTCACCGTCGTGGCATATTTGATCCTACAATCGCTATCGCCGGTGTTCTTCTCTACTGCAACAGATTATGTGGGTAGACGTCCTGTGGTGCTAGTGTGTTTATTGGGCGGTCTTGTAATAAACATCGCTCTTGCTGTCTCGGACGCATACTGGATGATCATTTTATTCCGCTGTCTTTTGGCCTCCTTTGTCTCGCCGCTTATTAGCATCGACTCCTCCATCGTTAGCGATTTTACCACCAGACGGGACCGTGGTGGCTACAACGGAACAGTGAACGGATTTCTCCTGGTGGGCCAAGGTTTCTCGCCCTTTTTCGGTGCTCTGGTCGACAGTGGGTGGGACTGGAGAGCCATCTTCTATTTCTGTGCCATAATAGACGGCGTGCTCCTGCTTATCGCATTTATCTGTCTTCCCGAAACGAAACGGACCATCGTCGGAAACATGTCGGTCAAGCCCGACCGCTGGTATCATAGGGCTCCTATACTGCTTTATTTTGGCAAGAgactatctgatacatcAAAAAGCACTCTTGAGCACATCAATCTTCCTTCATACAATCCGCTTAGAACAGTTCTAATTGTCCGACACCCGCAAGTGGCCATGGTTTTAATCCCCAGCTCTGTGATTTTCGCCACATGGACCATTTCGCAAGCATCACTTTCCACAGAGCTTTCTGAGTCCTACGGGTATTCGACCCTGAAAATAGGTATTTGCTTTTTTGCTCCCGGAGTAGCTACAATTCTTGGAGCCATTATTAGCGGCAAGGTTTTAGACCTCACCTACAACAACCTTCGCCAGAAACAATTGAGATCTGATTGTTCCAAGCCgctcaacatcatcaaggcAAGGTTGCAATATTTTCTCATTCCATCGTTCGTTTGTGCAGCTGCATCAGTGGTATTTGGCTGgtgcttccagaaaaaagaaagCGTGGCCATCATACTTGTCATGTCATTTTTAATCACTTTCTCGACCATGTTTCCGATGAATGCTGTTCCCACGCTGCTGATCGATATGTTTCCGGGGCAATCCGGCTCTGTTGCATCGCTTAATAATTTGGGACGCTGTGGCGTGGCTACCATTTTCATGGCATGTCTGTCCAAGATGGGCATGTCCCTGAAACTTGGCGGCACATACACGCTGATGGCGGGACTGATAATGCTCGGAAACATCTCTGTGTATGCTCTTCTGGCAAGAAGCTCTAGAATTCTAGCAGATGTTGAGAGACGCAAACGGGAGCTCGACAACTAA
- a CDS encoding C-1-tetrahydrofolate synthase, mitochondrial, whose product MSIIDGRAISSELRASIAAEIKELKARDPSFAPRLVIIQVGDRPDSSTYVKMKLKSCQEVGIDGSLQKLPADVSEADLLARINELNEDSSVHGILVQLPLPAHLDEERITNAVKQEKDIDGFSELNLAAIFKKNAAAKFIPCTPKGIMYLLKHEQVEITGKNVVVCGRSDIVGGPLSKLLEKAGGTVTVIHSKTRPEQLKFYCSNADIIVSAVGRANFITGDLVKQGCVIIDVGTNYVPDATKKSGQRMCGDVDFASCKEKASKITPVPGGVGPMTVAMVLDNLLESAKRSKKV is encoded by the coding sequence ATGTCCATCATTGACGGCAGAGCAATCAGCAGCGAGTTGCGTGCGTCCATTGCGGCCGAAATCAAAGAACTCAAGGCGCGGGATCCTTCGTTTGCGCCACGGCTCGTGATCATCCAGGTTGGAGACCGTCCTGACTCGTCCACCTACGTCAAGATGAAGCTCAAGTCGTGCCAGGAGGTGGGCATCGACGGGTCTTTGCAAAAACTCCCCGCTGATGTTTCGGAAGCAGATCTGCTGGCTCGCATAAACGAGCTAAACGAGGACTCGTCCGTGCACGGGATATTGGTGCAGCTCCCGCTTCCTGCTCatttggacgaggagcgGATCACCAACGCTGTGAAGCAGGAAAAGGACATAGACGGCTTTTCGGAACTCAATTTGGCGgccattttcaagaaaaacgctgctgcaaaattcATTCCGTGCACACCAAAGGGAATCATGTACTTGTTGAAACACGAGCAGGTAGAGATCACAGGCAAGAACGTGGTGGTTTGCGGCAGATCGGACATTGTCGGAGGTCCACTCTcgaagctgctggagaaggcaGGCGGAACGGTTACAGTGATTcactcgaaaacgaggcctgagcagctcaagttCTACTGTTCGAACGCAGATATTATTGTCAGTGCTGTTGGCCGTGCCAACTTTATCACCGGCGACCTGGTCAAGCAAGGATGTGTCATTATCGACGTGGGGACGAACTACGTTCCGGACGCGACGAAGAAATCGGGCCAGAGAATGTGTGGAGACGTGGACTTTGCATCGTGCAAAGAAAAGGCCTCGAAAATCACCCCTGTCCCTGGCGGAGTCGGGCCTATGACCGTGGCGATGGTTCTGGATAACCTGTTGGAGAGTGCCAAGCGCAGCAAGAAAGTGTAA
- a CDS encoding GTPase-activating protein, which produces MSQVNDFIFGTEGYQSLQHRPSLLRTLTGLRKSPMDNSHLTVDSQKVIGASYSHLDLGASDTQKRNSSPDSRSVHSNGSTKSPRPSLNLSKAKKLYDLSTKIDDDADWNDDIDDLATPSPQDPKPQFYPDISDLKLQESPMDRSTASMEPPLETQQLSEAQPAQFLRSDYERIMKDPFVILERTSNQSKYSKIVKALKNQPFDMAELRKQTWSGVPAALRPLVWQVLLGYLPVNSATRESVLRRKRKEYTNSMTQLFRAEKDQAVWHQISIDIPRTNPTIKLYSFESTQRSLEKVLYLWAVRHPASGYVQGINDLATPFYQIFLSAYLCDHVDMEAFNTNQLPQELINCIEADTYWCLTKVLDTIQDNYIHEQPGIIRQVSELRDLVKRDEPYLAEHFEHEGIDFIQFSFRWMNCMLMRELRMELIVRMWDTYLSSYPTGFNQFHVYVCCAFLRRFSEQLLEMDFQDIIMFLQDTSKTSDWTEADVEMMLSEAFVWQSLYENATAHFRT; this is translated from the coding sequence ATGTCCCAGGTGAATGATTTCATCTTTGGCACCGAGGGCTACCAGAGTCTCCAGCACCGGCCGTCGCTGCTCAGGACGCTGACCGGCCTACGAAAATCGCCGATGGACAACTCGCACCTGACTGTGGACAGCCAGAAGGTGATTGGAGCCTCGTACTCTCATCTGGACCTTGGTGCGTCTGATACGCAGAAACGCAACTCGTCTCCAGATTCGCGCTCGGTCCATTCGAACGGCTCCACCAAGTCTCCGCGCCCGAGTCTGAATCTGTCCAAGGCGAAGAAATTGTACGATTTGTCGaccaagatcgacgacgacgctGACTGGAacgacgacatcgacgatCTGGCCACACCCTCGCCCCAGGACCCAAAACCGCAATTTTACCCCGACATCTCGGATCTCAAGTTGCAGGAGTCTCCGATGGACAGGTCGACGGCGTCCATGGAGCCGCCACTTGAGACCCAGCAACTGTCCGAAGCGCAGCCAGCACAATTTCTTCGCTCGGACTACGAACGCATCATGAAAGACCCCTTTGTCATTCTCGAAAGGACCAGTAACCAATCCAAATACAGCAAGATCGTCAAGgcgctgaaaaaccagcCGTTTGATATGGCTGAGTTACGCAAGCAAACATGGAGTGGCGTTCCTGCTGCGCTCCGACCGCTCGTTTGGCAGGTGCTTCTCGGGTACCTCCCGGTCAACAGCGCCACAAGGGAGTCAGTTTTGAGACGAAAACGTAAAGAATACACCAACAGCATGACACAGCTATTCCGAGCGGAGAAGGACCAGGCCGTGTGGCATCAGATCTCCATCGACATCCCGCGGACCAATCCTACAATCAAACTGTACTCGTTCGAGTCCACACAGCGATCACTTGAAAAAGTCCTGTATTTATGGGCAGTCAGACACCCTGCGAGCGGCTATGTGCAGGGAATTAACGACCTGGCCACTCCATTCTACCagatttttttatctgcATATTTGTGCGACCATGTTGACATGGAGGCGTTCAACACCAACCAGTTGCcgcaggagctgatcaactgCATTGAAGCAGACACTTACTGGTGTCTCACAAAGGTGCTAGACACCATCCAGGACAACTACATCCACGAGCAGCCGGGAATAATCCGCCAAGTGTCCGAACTGCGAGATTTGGTGAAACGAGACGAGCCGTACCTGGCTGAGCATTTCGAGCACGAGGGAATCGACTTCATTCAGTTCTCTTTCCGCTGGATGAACTGCATGCTGATGCGCGAGCTCCGAATGGAGCTGATTGTGCGGATGTGGGACACTTATCTGTCAAGCTATCCAACAGGATTCAACCAGTTCCATGTCTACGTGTGCTGTGCGTTTCTGCGACGTTTcagcgagcagctgttgGAAATGGACTTCCAGGATATCATTATGTTTCTCCAGGACACGTCCAAAACCAGTGACTGGACAGAGGCCGACGTCGAGATGATGCTCAGCGAAGCGTTTGTGTGGCAGTCGCTCTACGAGAACGCCACTGCTCATTTCAGAACATAA
- a CDS encoding m7GpppX diphosphatase, which produces MDRLVSSFQFERLLSSDSQLKTIALLGTINGQQAILQLEKSHFDTARLPDLPVQQIREIASNDVYHWAMTTLRQSADRDPAAKLNLIYPATETHIRKFEKPVLHIVHESPELYRSVVVPYIETMRGDRIKWVRNILYEGAEADRVVVKNDDFVLIPDMKWDGSTLESLYLCCIVYRDDIASIRDLNETHIPYLERILNTLRTEIPRRYRIASDQLRIFVHYQPSYYHFHLHVVNTAYNGLGESILAGKAILLEEVIDTLRFLGPEGYKKRTLTYAINESHKLWELGLNQSAM; this is translated from the coding sequence aTGGACCGTCTGGTGTCTTCGTTCCAGTTTGAGCGGCTGCTCAGTTCCGACTCCCAGCTCAAAACAATTGCACTTCTGGGCACCATAAACGGCCAACAGGCCATTTTGCAGCTCGAAAAGTCGCATTTCGACACCGCCAGACTCCCGGATCTGCCCGTCCAGCAAATTCGCGAAATAGCCTCCAATGACGTCTACCACTGGGCAATGACCACTCTGCGGCAGTCTGCAGACCGCGACCCGGCGGCCAAGCTCAACCTCATCTACCCGGCCACAGAGACCCACATTCGAAAGTTCGAGAAGCCCGTCTTGCACATTGTCCACGAATCCCCAGAGCTGTACCGCAGCGTCGTGGTGCCGTATATAGAAACCATGCGTGGAGACCGAATCAAATGGGTTCGCAACATCCTGTATGAGGGGGCCGAGGCTGATCgtgtcgtcgtcaagaACGACGATTTCGTGCTTATTCCAGACATGAAATGGGACGGCTCGACGCTTGAGTCGCTGTATCTCTGCTGCATCGTCTACCGCGACGATATCGCGTCGATCAGAGACCTCAACGAGACGCACATTCCGTACCTGGAACGCATTCTGAACACGCTGAGGACGGAGATTCCGCGCCGCTACCGGATCGCGAGCGACCAGCTCCGCATTTTCGTGCACTACCAGCCGTCGTACTACCATTTCCACCTCCACGTCGTCAACACGGCATACAATGGGCTGGGCGAGTCGATTCTGGCCGGAAAAGCCATTCTGCTCGAGGAGGTGATCGATACACTGCGGTTTCTGGGACCTGAGGGCTACAAAAAACGCACGCTCACCTACGCGATCAACGAGTCGCACAAACTCTGGGAGCTGGGGCTCAACCAGTCTGCTATGTAA